CCAGGGCATCGGCGCGGGCTTCGTCCCTGACATTCTCGACCGCTCGGTGATCGACGAAATCGTGAAGATCAATTCGACCAGCGCAATCGAGACCTCGCGCGCGCTGGCGCGGCACGAGGGCATTCCGGGCGGCATCTCCTCGGGCGCGGCGATTGCGGCGGCGCTTCAGATCGGCAAGCGGCCGGAAGCTGCGGGAAAAACGATCCTGGCCATCGTGCCGTCGTTCTCCGAACGTTATCTTTCGACGGCTCTGTTTGAGGGAATCTAGGACATGGCGGATCAACCGAGGCGGCCGCGCACATTGGGTGACGCGCGAACCGAGGCCGAAGCGGCATTCAAGAAGGTGACGGCCAAGGTCGCCGCGGCGCCACCGAAGCAGAACGTGGCGCCGGGGGTCAGGGAGCAGGTCACACTGCGTATCGACCAAGACGTGCTGGAGTTCTTCCAGGCGGGCGGGCCGGGCTGGCAGGACCGCATCAACGAGGCGCTGCGCAAGGCGGCGGGGAAGTAAGGCTCGCTCGGTTGCCCGCCCGCCCGCGGGCTGAGGCGTCCGCGAGCGGCGCATCTCTGTCCTCGTCATTGCGAGGAGCCCTTGCGACGAAGCAATCCAGACTGTTGGCGCCGAGAGAATCTGGATTGCTTCGCTGCGCTCGCAATGACGGAGGTTGCTGAGTGCGACCAAAAGAAAAAGCCCGGCGCGAGCCGGGCTTTTGTGTTTCGCGAACTGGCCTGCCTCAGCGGCGGAACATGCCGCCCATCATGCCGCCGACGACA
This is a stretch of genomic DNA from Bradyrhizobium sp. CB2312. It encodes these proteins:
- a CDS encoding BrnA antitoxin family protein, with protein sequence MADQPRRPRTLGDARTEAEAAFKKVTAKVAAAPPKQNVAPGVREQVTLRIDQDVLEFFQAGGPGWQDRINEALRKAAGK